DNA sequence from the Rhizobium sp. NXC14 genome:
GTCGCGGCGATCCTGGATGTCGGCGCTGCGCCACCAGCCGGCAAGCGTCTGGTGGTCGTGCGTCGAAATGCAAGTCAGGCCAAAAACGGGATAGGCATCCGGCGGCTTGAAGCCTTTCTCGTCCTGTTCATAGGAGAGAATGCGATAGGAGAGGATCTGCGCCGCCGCCAGCTCGTCAGGCAAATCCGGCGGGATCATTCCCAGCGCTTCGCCGATGACGAGGCATCGATACTTGTCGGACGTCTCGGCCAGGATCTGCAGAAGCCGATGCTGGGGGTAGCGGACATAGGCGCCGTCTTCCGGCGTGCTGTCGAGTGGCACCAGAAAGAGGCGGCGGAGCGCCGGCGCGTGATCGATACGGATCGCACCAGCATATTGCATCGCGGCGCTCACCATGCGCCGGTAAGGAGAACTGTCTCCTGCAGCGATGGCGGACGGCAGATATCCGGCGAGATGCCAGTCCTGCCCCTCTACCGCGAACGGATCGGGAGGGCTGCCGATGGTCGCTTTCGAGATATAGACATCCGGCTCGCTCCATGTCGCCGATCCGTCGACCGCCTCGCCGACGGCGAGATCGAGATAAAGCCCGATCCGCAGACCAGCTTTTCGCGCCCGGTCCGCTGCCTGCAGCAACTGCCGGTGGGCGAGCCACTGCAGCCACATATGAAAGCGGACCTCGTCCGCATACTCACGTTCGAACTCGGCGACGGCGGCGCTGTCGAAGCGCCGGAAATCTGCCGGCCATCCCTGCCAGCCAGCGCCTGCACCGCGTTCCGCCATGGAAAGCGAAAGACATTCAAAGAGCGCATGGCGCCGCAAGCTGTTGCCGCCTCGGGTGACGAAGGCATCGAAATCAACGGGATTGTAGGCTTCATGGGCGGCACCCGCCTGCAGCCAGGCGCGCCAGAGATCGCGCAGAGCTCCAAGCTTGGCTCTCGCAACTCCGACATAATCGACGAGGCCCCCCCCGCGAAGTCCCTCCAATTGCCGTTCGAGTTCGGCACTACTGACAAAACCTGGCAATCTATCGACCGCGATATAGAGCGGGTTGAGATGCTGACGGCTTGAAGGTTCATAGGGGCTGCAGCGATCGGGATCGGCAAGAAATGGTGCGTGAAGCGGATTGAGACCGATGAAATCAGCGCCAAGCTTCCCCGCCAAGTCGGCCATGTCAGACAGATCCTCGAAATCGCCGATGCCCCAGTTTCGCGCCGAACGCAGTTCGTAAAGCTGCAGGCTGATACCCCAGACCCGCGTCTTGAACAGGAAATCCGGCAGAAATGATTTGGGAATCGCCCTATCCGCCGGCCTCGACTGCTGCTCCAGTCGCGGTGGATAAGTTTGGCGATGGGTGGTTCCCGATAGCTCGACTTCCAGAGCCGAGAGTATCTTGCGTTTGGTGTCGGCGGAAATCGCCACCTCGCGATCGTCGGGACTCGGCCTGGTCGGGCTGATCCCGTATCGCCGGGCGAGCTTTTCGAGTTCGGCGGATTTCATCGTCCGATCGCCTTCATGCCATGCCCTCACCTGAGATGCTCCAGATCACCGTCCAGGGCGCCAATTGTCCTCCATCGCGGCCGCCGAGGCGGAAGATCGTTTCTCCTTCTTCGCGCCGCCGCAGAAGCGGCGCCGCCTCGCCGCCGAGATTGGCATCCAAATGAAGGCGACGGTCGCCGGCTAAAAACCAATCCACCGCGAGCGCTGTCCCCTCGGAGTGGTAGGTGGCTTTTCCGCCGCCGGCGCCTTTCAGCAGGGGAACGATCCGTCGATGTCGGAGGTCGAGAAGCGTCTTGTAGAATTCAAGCATTTCCGATGAGGCGCGTTTTGACCAGTCGAGCTTGGCCGCCGCAAAGGTCGACGGCGCCGTCGGGTCGAGAAGCTCGTCAGCGTCGAAACCCGGCAGGCGCGAAAGCTCCTCGCGCCTGCCCTTCCTGACCTTTTCGTTCAGATCCTCGTCGAAGTCGCAGAAGAACGGAAAAGGTTCTCGCGCACCCCATTCCTCGCCCATGAACAGCATCGGTATCTCAGGTGCCAGCAGGTAGATCGATGTGACGGCCTTGACAGCATTCGTCGGGCTCGAAGCCATGATCCGCTCCCCCAGCGCCCGGTTGCCGATCTGATCATGGTTCTGGATAAAGGAGACGAAGGCGGTGGGCGGCAGATGGCCGCTCGGCTTACCCCGGCTCCCGCCGCGGTAGGGCATATGCTCCCCCTGGAACACAAAACCTTCCGCCAGCGTCCGGCCTAGCTTGCCGGCGTCACCGGTATAATCGGCATAGTAGCCGAAGGTTTCACCCGTGGCGGTAATATGCAGCACATGGTGCATATCGTCGTTCCATTGGGCCGTGAACAGCCTCGCCTCGCCGTCTGCGTCACGTTCCAAAAGGTCGCTGTCGTTCTCCTCGTTTTCCACGATCAGATGAACATGCCGGTCACCGGCCGCAGCCTTGACGCGGCGGGCCAGCGCGTGAAGAAGATGCTCAGAACTGTCGTCCTTGATGGCGTGGACGGCGTCGAAGCGAAAACCGTCGAGCCTGAACTCGGTGATCCAATAGATGGCGTTCTCGATGACGAATTCGCGGATCATCTCAGAGCCGTCCCCGTCATAATTGATGCCGTGGCCCCAGGGGGTCCTGTGATGATCGGTAAAGAGCGGCGCATAAGAGGGGATATAGTTCCCATCGGGTCCGAAGTGGTTGTAGACCGCGTCGAGGAAGACCGAGATGCCGCGCTCATGCGCCGCATCCACCAGCGCCATCAGATCTTCCGGCCGGCCGTAAGTGCTGTCGGGTGCATAGGGAAGCACGCCGTCATAGCCCCAGTTGTAGCGGCCGGGGAAGTCGCTGAGCGGCATGATCTGCAGCGCCGTGACGCCAAGCTCCCGCAGATTGTCGAGACGCTCGATCGCGGCCTTGAAAGTGCCCTGTGGTGTGAAGCAGCCGATATGCAGTTCGTAGATGACCATCTCCTCCCAAGGCCGGCCGGCCCATTCGCGTGTGCTCCAGCGATAGGCGGCAAGGTCGACCACTTCGCTCGGACCATGCACATCCTGCGGCTGGAAGCGCGAAGCAGGATCGGGAATTTGAAGACCGTCCGGCAGGATGAAGCGATACTGCGTACCAGGGCCGGCATCCGCGACCGCGCACTTATGCCAGCCATCTTCAGCCGCTTGCATCGGGCGCGGATCAGAGCCTTCGATTTTCAACGAAACGCTTTCATGCAGTGGAGCCCAAAGGCGAAACAGAACGCCATCTTCGGTGAATGCGGGGCCGAACATCGTTTTGGTCAAGGGGAAGCCTTCGGTGAGTGAGGATGGGTTTGAGTAACTTTTAGCAGAGCGAAAAGTTTCACCGGAGTAGAGTACGCGCGACGAGATCTCATCAGCGGGCGGCGCAAATCCGAATTGGTCGCGGCGTGTTCATGCTGGTTCACGCGGACGAAGAGCAGTTTTCCATGTTAACCGCGCGCCTCATGGGCGGCATCCGCGGGCACGGCAGCCGATTCCTCCGCCACTCAGGCTGGTGACATAGGGGTTGAAGAAACGTCGATTATGCAGCACCCCCCAACGGCTGCCGCTTCGATCATCACGCCGCCGCGACCGTGGCCCTCAGAGCCTCGTCCATGGCCGCCTGGAGTTGCTCCTGCGTGAACGGTTTCGCCATCCTGAGCATCCGGCCGAGCCCCTGATCCTCGGCAAGCTCGACATAGCCGGAAGCGAGGATAACGGGCAGGTTGGGGAAGGCTGAACGAAGATGGCGTGCGAGCTCGGCGCCCGTCATGCCCGGCATGGCATGATCGGTGATGACGAGATCACACTCCTGTCCGCCAGCGAGGAATTCCAAAGCTTGGGTAGCGGAAGCCGCTTCCCGCGGCAGGTGCCCGAGATCCTCCAGCATTGCCACGGTTCCGGTCCTGACAAGCGCATCGTCGTCGACGACGAGGATGGCAAGCGATCGCGAGACTGCTTTCAAGGGTTCGGCGGCCGCAGGCACGTCCGCCGGCTCTGCCTTTGGAATGCTCTGCGCGACGGGCAGCCAGAGGGAGACGGTCGTGCCCTTCCCTCTTGTGCTCGAAATCTGGATGGAACCACCCGACTGCGCTGCCAGGCCGTGCACCATCGACAGGCCGAGACCGGTGCCTTTGCCGATCCCCTTCGTGGTGAAGAAAGGTTCGGCGGCGCGCAGAACCGTTGCCTCGTCCATTCCTTCGCCGTCGTCCGAGACCGATATCTTGATGTAATTGCCGCCTGCAAGGCCGGCCGGCCGGGTCTCCTCCGCCTCCGCGGCGACCGTCACCGCACCACCACTTTCGAGCGCATCCCGTGCATTGACGAAGAGGTTGAGCAGCGCCAGTTCCAGCTGGTTGCTGTCCACCAGCAGCGGCTCCAGATCAACAGGGATGCGCTTTCGGATCTCGACCCGCGGTCCAACCGCTTTGGCGAGCAGATCCTCGACATTTTCGAACAGCCGGAGGAAGTCGACCGCCTGCGGCTTCAGCTCCTGTCGGCGCGCGAAGGCGAGCAGGCGCTGGGTGAGCGCGGTACCGCGTTCGGCCGCCTGGATGGCGTTCGTCACCAGGCGTTCGCTGCGCTCGTCCGCCGGAAGCCGCTTCTTTAGCAGGCTGAGACTGCCGAGCACCGCCATCAGAAGATTGTTGAAGTCGTGCGCCACGCCGCCTGTCAGATGGCCGATCGTATCGAGCTTCTGCGCTTCGAAGAGCTGGGCCAGCGCCTCCTCGCGCTCGCGCGTCCTTTGGTCGATGCGATGCTCGAGCTCCTCGTTCAGCTGACGCAACTGCGCCGCCGAGGCTTCGAGTTCGGCGGTGCGCTGGTGCACCCTGGCCTCCAGCTCGGCGTTCAGACGTTCGAGTTCCCGCGTCTTCCTGTAGAGATCCGCAAAGACCCTGACCTTGGCGCGCAGCACCTCGGGCACGATCGGGACGGAGACGTAATCGACGGCGCCCACCGCATAGCCGCGCAACCGGTCTGGTTCCGCCAGCATCACGGCGGAGACGAATATGATCGGTGTGTTTTGATAGCGCGGATGCTGCCGGATCATGCTGACCAGTTCGAATCCGTCCTGCTCGGGCATGCAGACGTCGACGAGGATCACGGCAATTTCCGTGCGCAGCAGGTGCTCGAAGGCTTCGCGCGCCGATTGCGCCTTGATCAGATTTTCCTCGAGCTCTTCGAGAATGACCTCGTAGCTCAGGAGTTTGGCGGGCTGGTCGTCGACGAGGAGGATGTTGACGGGGTTCATGGCCGGATCCTCAGCGGTGCAGCCACATACGCAGAGCCGACAGGAGCTGCTCGGTGTTGACGGGCTTTGCCAGGTAGTCCGACGCGCCCGCTTCCAGGCATTTCTCCCGGTCACCCTTCATCGCCTTAGCTGTCAGCGCCAGGATCGGCAGCCGTCGGAAGCGGGGCTCCGAGCGGATCACCTGCATCGTCTCGTAACCGTCCATCCCGGGCATCATGATATCCATCAGCACGATCGCCACCGAGGGCTCGGTGTTGATGACCTCGATCGCCTCGCTGCCTGTGGTGGCAGTCAGCACCTTCATGCCCCGGCGCTCCAGCACGCTGCTCAGCGCGAAGATGTTGCGGGCGTCGTCGTCGACGAGCAGCACGGTCTCGCCGACCAGATCCTCGTCCGAGCTGTGCAGCTCCTGCAGCGTCGCCTGTTTTGCGGCCGGCAGGTCGGCGACGACCCGGTGCAGGAAGAGCGCCGTCTCGTCGAGCAGCCGCTCGGGCGACTCCACCCCCTTCACCACGACGCTGCGGGCCATACTGTGCAGTGTGGCGTCTTCCTCGGGCGAAAGCTCCCGCCCTGTGAACACGACGACCGGGACTTCAGCGATCTCGGCGTCGTCGCGGATCTGCTCGAGCACTTCGAAGCCGGACATGTCAGGCAGCGTGAGGTCGAGCACGACGCAGTCGGCCGAGCCCTGCCGGAGAACCGTGAGCGCCTCCGACCCGGAGCCGACGCTTGTTATGTCGATGTCGTCGTGCCCAAGAAGGGCGGTGACGCTCATGCGCTCGGCTTCGTTGTCTTCCACCAGCAGCAGCTGTTTGCGGCGCGGCTCGGCATAAGCCTTCAGCCGCGACAGCGCCTTGCCGAGACCTTCCGGCGTTGTCGGCTTGCTCATGAAGGCGAAGGCGCCGCGAGTCAGCCCGTGCTGGCGGTCCTCGTCGAGGCTGATGATCTGCACCGGAATGTGTCGCGTCTGCGAATTCTGTTTGAGCTGGCTCAGCACCGTCCAGCCGAGCATGTCTGGCAGGAAGATGTCGAGCGAAATCGCCGACGGCCTGTATTCCTGTGCAAGAACAAGCGCATCGCTGCCGCGCATCGCGACCAACACCTTGAAGCCGTTGTCGCGGGCGAGATCGACGAGGACGCGGGCATAATGCGCATCGTCTTCGACGACGAGCAGCACGGAGTCGCCGGGCTCGATCCGGTGGCGGTCGTCCGCGACATGTTCGGCGGGTTTATCAGCCCGGCGGGCAGCCGCCTCGGCGAATTCGACGACATTCGCCGCTGCCGGAGCCGACTTCGGCGCCACCGCGCCGGCGCCGACATAGGTGAGCGGCAGGTAAAGCACGAAGGTGCTGCCGACACCCGGCGTGCTGCGCAGCTGGATCTCGCCGCCGAGCAGGTTTGCCAGTTCGCGGCTGATGGCGAGCCCCAGGCCGGTGCCGCCATATTTGCGGCTGGTCGAGGCGTCCGCCTGCTGGAACGCCTCGAAGATGATGCGCTGCTTCTCAGGCGGAATGCCGATACCGGTATCGATCACTTCAAAGGCGATGACCGATGGCGCATGCCGGAGCGAGGGATGCTCCGGCGACCAGCCGCTCGCCGCCGAGGCGACGCGAAGTGTGATGCCGCCCTGCGCCGTGAATTTGAAGGCGTTCGACAGCAGGTTCTTGAGGATCTGCTGCAGCCGCTTCGAATCCGTAATGATGCTCTTCGTCACATCGGCGCCGACCTCGATAGCGAAGGACAGGTTGCGGTTTTCCGCCTCGTGCCGGAATGGCCGCGCCATCACTTCGAGCAGATTGCTGACAAAGATCTCCTCGGCGTCGACCGAGACCGTACCGGACTCGATCTTCGACAGATCAAGAATATCGCTAATGAGGTTAAGCAGATCGGTGCCGGCGCCGTGGATGGTCTTTGCGAATTCGACCTGCTTTGCCGAGAGGTTGCCGTCGGGGTTTTCGCCAAGCTGCTGGCCGAGGATAAGGATCGAATTCAACGGCGTGCGCAATTCATGCGACATGTTGGCGAGGAATTCGGATTTGTACTTCGAGGTGAGAGCAAGCTCCGTCGCCTTTTCCTCGAGCGCGCGGCGGGCCTGCTCGATTTCCTGGTTCTTCGCCTCGACTTCGACGTTGCGTTCCTCGAGCTGCTGCGCCTTCTGGCCGAGCTGCTCGTTGGTCTGTTGCAACTCGCGCTGCTGCGTCTGCAGTTCGGCCGCGAGCTGCTGCGACTGCTTGAGCAGGCCTTCGGTCTGCATGGTCGCTTCGATCGAGTTGAGGACGATGCCGATCGAGGTCGTCAACTGGTCGAGGAAGGAAAGCTGCAGCTCGGTGAATTCGCCTGCAGAGGCAAGCTCGATCACCGCCTTCACCTGCCCCTCGAAATGCACCGGCAGGACGATCGCGCTTCGCGGCAGCGTCGTGAACACGCCCGAGCTGATCGGCACGACATTGTCGGGAAGGTCGGTGACGAGGATACGGCGGGCGTCGCTGGCGCATTGGCCGACCAGGCCCTGGCCGAAGTCGAGCCGCAGCGGATGCGCCGCTTCGACGCCCTGCGCATAAACGGAGAGCAGCGACAGGAACGGCTGCTCTTCGTCGGCGTCCACCTGGTAGATGACGCCCTGATGCGCGCCGACCAGCGGCGCCAGCTCCGAAAGCAGCATCTTGCCGACCAGCGTCAGGTCGCGCTGGCCCTGCAGCATGTTGGTGAAGCGCGCGAGGTTCGTCTTCAGCCAGTCCTGCTCGGTGTTGCGCTCCGTCGTCAGGCGCAAGTTGTCGATCATCGTGTTGATGTTGTCCTTGAGCTCGGCCACTTCGCCGCGCGCATCGACCTTGATTGATCGCGTCAGGTCACCCTTAGTGACGGCCGTGGCGACTTCGGCAATGGCGCGCACCTGCGTCGTCAGATTGGCGGCAAGCAGGTTGACGTTGCCGGTCAGATCCTTCCACGTTCCCGCGGTACCGGGAACGTTCGCCTGGCCGCCAAGGCGGCCTTCGACGCCGACTTCGCGCGCCACCGTGGTCACCTGATCGGCGAAGGTCGCAAGCGTGTTCGTCATGTTGTTGATGGTTTCGGCAAGGGCTGCCACCTCGCCCTTCGAGGCGACGGTGAGGTTCTGCTTCAGGTCGCCGTTTGCGACCGCCGTCACCACCTTGACGATGCCGCGCACCTGTTCGGTGAGGTTGGCGGCCATGACGTTGACGGTGTCGGTCAGATCTTTCCAGGTACCGGCCACGCCGGGCACCTGCGCCTGGCCGCCGAGCTTGCCTTCGGTGCCGACTTCGCGGGCGACGCGTGTGACTTCGCCGGCGAAGGCGTTCAGCTG
Encoded proteins:
- a CDS encoding HAMP domain-containing protein, producing the protein MSTQTGEFSRDGAAAESINGHDHKSMAYDDASALLEVLVAVRRGDFSVRMRSDLTGVTGKVADALNDIIAANQRMARQLEHVGQVVGRDGRTSTRVRFGLSDGSWSEMEGSINGLIDDLLWPTTAVTRTITAVAKGDLLQTVPLDVDGRALKGEFLRSADIVNTMIKQLSVFTSEVTRVAREVGTDGKLGGQAQVPEVTGVWKDLTESVNSMASNLTAQVRNIAEVTIAVANGDLSKKITVDVRGEILQLKEAINTMVDQLRSFASEVTRVAREVGTEGKLGGQALVPGVAGTWKDLTDSVNAMCGNLTAQVRNIAQVTTAVARGDLSRKITVDVSGEILELKETINTMVDQLNGFAGEVTRVAREVGTEGRLGGQAQVPGVAGTWKDLTDNVNSMASNLTAQVRNIAEVSTAIANGDLSKKITVTVSGEILELKETINTMVDQLNAFASEVTRVAREVGTEGRLGGQANVRGVAGTWKDLTENVNSMGGNLTAQVRNIAEVSTAIANGDLSKKITVDVKGEILELKETINTMVDQLNAFASEVTRVAREVGTEGRLGGQANVRGVAGTWKDLTDSVNSMASNLTGQVRNIAEVATAVAQGDLSKKITVPVSGEILELKETINTMVDQLNGFAGEVTRVAREVGTEGRLGGQANVLGVAGTWKDLTDSVNSMAGNLTAQVRNIAEVSTAIANGDLSKKITVSVSGEILELKETLNTMVDQLNRFASEVTRVAREVGTEGKLGGQAQVPGVAGTWKDLTENVNSMASNLTGQVRNIAEVTTAVARGDLSRKITVDVKGEILELKNTINTMVDQLNAFAGEVTRVAREVGTEGKLGGQAQVPGVAGTWKDLTDSVNSMAGNLTAQVRNIAEVATAIANGDLSRKITVDVRGEILLLKDTLNTMVDQLRSFAGEVTRVAREVGTDGRLGGQAVVPGVAGTWKDLTDNVNLLAANLTTQVRNIAEVTTAVARGDLSRKITVDVKGEILELKNTINTMVDQLNAFAGEVTRVAREVGTEGKLGGQAQVPGVAGTWKDLTDTVNVMAANLTEQVRGIVKVVTAVANGDLKQNLTVASKGEVAALAETINNMTNTLATFADQVTTVAREVGVEGRLGGQANVPGTAGTWKDLTGNVNLLAANLTTQVRAIAEVATAVTKGDLTRSIKVDARGEVAELKDNINTMIDNLRLTTERNTEQDWLKTNLARFTNMLQGQRDLTLVGKMLLSELAPLVGAHQGVIYQVDADEEQPFLSLLSVYAQGVEAAHPLRLDFGQGLVGQCASDARRILVTDLPDNVVPISSGVFTTLPRSAIVLPVHFEGQVKAVIELASAGEFTELQLSFLDQLTTSIGIVLNSIEATMQTEGLLKQSQQLAAELQTQQRELQQTNEQLGQKAQQLEERNVEVEAKNQEIEQARRALEEKATELALTSKYKSEFLANMSHELRTPLNSILILGQQLGENPDGNLSAKQVEFAKTIHGAGTDLLNLISDILDLSKIESGTVSVDAEEIFVSNLLEVMARPFRHEAENRNLSFAIEVGADVTKSIITDSKRLQQILKNLLSNAFKFTAQGGITLRVASAASGWSPEHPSLRHAPSVIAFEVIDTGIGIPPEKQRIIFEAFQQADASTSRKYGGTGLGLAISRELANLLGGEIQLRSTPGVGSTFVLYLPLTYVGAGAVAPKSAPAAANVVEFAEAAARRADKPAEHVADDRHRIEPGDSVLLVVEDDAHYARVLVDLARDNGFKVLVAMRGSDALVLAQEYRPSAISLDIFLPDMLGWTVLSQLKQNSQTRHIPVQIISLDEDRQHGLTRGAFAFMSKPTTPEGLGKALSRLKAYAEPRRKQLLLVEDNEAERMSVTALLGHDDIDITSVGSGSEALTVLRQGSADCVVLDLTLPDMSGFEVLEQIRDDAEIAEVPVVVFTGRELSPEEDATLHSMARSVVVKGVESPERLLDETALFLHRVVADLPAAKQATLQELHSSDEDLVGETVLLVDDDARNIFALSSVLERRGMKVLTATTGSEAIEVINTEPSVAIVLMDIMMPGMDGYETMQVIRSEPRFRRLPILALTAKAMKGDREKCLEAGASDYLAKPVNTEQLLSALRMWLHR
- the malQ gene encoding 4-alpha-glucanotransferase, which encodes MKSAELEKLARRYGISPTRPSPDDREVAISADTKRKILSALEVELSGTTHRQTYPPRLEQQSRPADRAIPKSFLPDFLFKTRVWGISLQLYELRSARNWGIGDFEDLSDMADLAGKLGADFIGLNPLHAPFLADPDRCSPYEPSSRQHLNPLYIAVDRLPGFVSSAELERQLEGLRGGGLVDYVGVARAKLGALRDLWRAWLQAGAAHEAYNPVDFDAFVTRGGNSLRRHALFECLSLSMAERGAGAGWQGWPADFRRFDSAAVAEFEREYADEVRFHMWLQWLAHRQLLQAADRARKAGLRIGLYLDLAVGEAVDGSATWSEPDVYISKATIGSPPDPFAVEGQDWHLAGYLPSAIAAGDSSPYRRMVSAAMQYAGAIRIDHAPALRRLFLVPLDSTPEDGAYVRYPQHRLLQILAETSDKYRCLVIGEALGMIPPDLPDELAAAQILSYRILSYEQDEKGFKPPDAYPVFGLTCISTHDHQTLAGWWRSADIQDRRDHGIVPPDLTAKHLQHRRRERRNLKAALLAAGIDVPAGLSARAGRETLRELTVSAYRFIARTPSLLVAVRLADLTDEKRPTNIPGTSDSYPNWKPKLSLSLEELASNPLLHSITAAVREERPRIHAARERSGSRRISTRQG
- the treZ gene encoding malto-oligosyltrehalose trehalohydrolase, which translates into the protein MTKTMFGPAFTEDGVLFRLWAPLHESVSLKIEGSDPRPMQAAEDGWHKCAVADAGPGTQYRFILPDGLQIPDPASRFQPQDVHGPSEVVDLAAYRWSTREWAGRPWEEMVIYELHIGCFTPQGTFKAAIERLDNLRELGVTALQIMPLSDFPGRYNWGYDGVLPYAPDSTYGRPEDLMALVDAAHERGISVFLDAVYNHFGPDGNYIPSYAPLFTDHHRTPWGHGINYDGDGSEMIREFVIENAIYWITEFRLDGFRFDAVHAIKDDSSEHLLHALARRVKAAAGDRHVHLIVENEENDSDLLERDADGEARLFTAQWNDDMHHVLHITATGETFGYYADYTGDAGKLGRTLAEGFVFQGEHMPYRGGSRGKPSGHLPPTAFVSFIQNHDQIGNRALGERIMASSPTNAVKAVTSIYLLAPEIPMLFMGEEWGAREPFPFFCDFDEDLNEKVRKGRREELSRLPGFDADELLDPTAPSTFAAAKLDWSKRASSEMLEFYKTLLDLRHRRIVPLLKGAGGGKATYHSEGTALAVDWFLAGDRRLHLDANLGGEAAPLLRRREEGETIFRLGGRDGGQLAPWTVIWSISGEGMA
- a CDS encoding response regulator; its protein translation is MNPVNILLVDDQPAKLLSYEVILEELEENLIKAQSAREAFEHLLRTEIAVILVDVCMPEQDGFELVSMIRQHPRYQNTPIIFVSAVMLAEPDRLRGYAVGAVDYVSVPIVPEVLRAKVRVFADLYRKTRELERLNAELEARVHQRTAELEASAAQLRQLNEELEHRIDQRTREREEALAQLFEAQKLDTIGHLTGGVAHDFNNLLMAVLGSLSLLKKRLPADERSERLVTNAIQAAERGTALTQRLLAFARRQELKPQAVDFLRLFENVEDLLAKAVGPRVEIRKRIPVDLEPLLVDSNQLELALLNLFVNARDALESGGAVTVAAEAEETRPAGLAGGNYIKISVSDDGEGMDEATVLRAAEPFFTTKGIGKGTGLGLSMVHGLAAQSGGSIQISSTRGKGTTVSLWLPVAQSIPKAEPADVPAAAEPLKAVSRSLAILVVDDDALVRTGTVAMLEDLGHLPREAASATQALEFLAGGQECDLVITDHAMPGMTGAELARHLRSAFPNLPVILASGYVELAEDQGLGRMLRMAKPFTQEQLQAAMDEALRATVAAA